The Vigna unguiculata cultivar IT97K-499-35 chromosome 1, ASM411807v1, whole genome shotgun sequence nucleotide sequence ACCCTTCATTGTCATTTAAACCATTCATTCATTATCACCATTTACTACACCCACTGCTATTTTTTACTCTAATAATTTCTGTCATATCATACCTGAACTCTTGCATAGGTCACTTCACAGATTTTTCTTGAGTTGAAAACCTCCCAGTGTTGGAGATGGAAGGCCTTGTAGAGCCTCAGTGTGGCCTCCGGGGATGTCATGTTCACGAACCCATATCCCACGTTGCACTTGTTGCTGTTCCAACAAAACACGACAACATAAATTCTTAACTAGTTCTAGTTCTGGTCAAAGGACATGGAAATGGAAAAATATATACTTGAAATCAATGGGGAGGTACACGAAGTCGTAGGAGGATAGAGGCTGCTCATCGCCGTCTGCAATCTGCTCGTTGCAGTGTATGCAGTGATTATCCAGCATGTTCAATAGCAACTTCTGACTGCATCATGTCCAAAAacacacaatatatataaaatgctCAACAATTTCAAatccaaacaaataaaaaaataattaaaaaaaacaccacATTATATACTTTAGTTTATTCAATACTCATTCATACTATCATTATACTTTACAGTACTCTCTCTTGATGCTTTTACACACTACTGTTGCTGTGACTAAAAGGAAAGACAGGGAAGCAGAATCGGTGATTTGTGATGTGTGTAAGCTCATACTAGCAGGTGAGATAACAGGAACAGAAacagaagaaaatgaaaatgaagcaACGgagtataattaaaatattaaaaaagaagaaaaacggACCTGTACTTGTTGGGAATGTTTTTGATCATGACAGTGGTTCGAGTATCTTTGGGACCAGACTCGACAATGGCGTCTTCTTTTATTAGAAAGCGAGCTTCGAGTTTCTTTGCTTGCTTTCCCTTCCAGTGCCTACTTCTAGGTAGTTGctgtggttgttgttgttgctgctgctgcttTGTGGTTGCTACGACTAGCGTGGTCTCGCAACTCTGCTTTCTGCTGAGATTCCTCCTTGGGGGGCCACCACCATGTGAGTGGTGCTGCTGCTCTTGAACCCCATGTCCAACATCCCCGGTCAAACTCATTGACCCAATTGCCTCATCCAGAGAATCTTGGACCTTGACGGGACTTGCCAATGATTTAGTGCGAGAGAATTGAGGGGGGTGAGAGGTATGCAGGCGAGGAGCAGCAAAACGACGCGGCGGGGAAGGAGGGAAgggtggtggcggtggtggtggtggggcaTTGAAATGGAGAGGGGTGGTTTTGGAGGAAGGAGAGTGGTGGAAGAATCTGCGGGTGTGGCCACCGGGTCTGCTGAACTCGATGATGATGGGTTTGCCGTGAATTTGCTTGCCGTTCATGTGCTTCAATGCCTTGGCAGCGTCTCTGGTGTCGAAGAACTCGACGAATCTTTGGTTCTTTTTCCATGGGGTATCTCTCAATTCCTTTATGGGACCTATCCGTTGATCCAACCAACcaccaaaacaaaatcaaaaaaagGTAGCGAAAGTGGAGACACAAAAAGTCCAAGACAGAGACATCTCAAtcccattattattatttattctttcatCACCCAAGTTAATAAGTTAGTTCACAacagatataataataataataaggaagAGAAGCTAAGAGAGAAGGGTTTGCAGAGACGATACCGAAAGGGTGGAAGAGTCGACGGAGGTGGTCGGTGGAGAGGTGGGGGTCCAGGTTGAAGACGACGAGGGTGCCTTGGTTGTGGGCGTCGGGgatggaggaggaggaggggaGGACGTAGTGGGCGGAGATGGGGCGGCCGGAGAGGAGGCCCGGGGTGGGCGGGGGGAAGTGGTGGTGCATGGAGCGGATGGCGGCGAAGGCGGACTCTGCATGGCGGAGGTCGTAGAAGTGGACGATGAGGATTCCGTGGCGGAGGGCTTCCGTTTGAAGGGCTCTGACGTCGCCGAAGGCCTGGAGTTCGGCGCGGAGGGCGGAGTCGGAGGTGAAGGGGAGCGGCGTGAGGAGGAGGGAGCGGGTGGAGGAGGTGGAGAGGTGAGGAGgcggaggaggaggaagagggTGTGGAAACGGCAACGGTAAGGGTAACGGTAACGGAATAGGGTACCATTGGCATTGAATAATAGCGTTGTTGTTGATGCTTGGTCTGAACTCTTCAGCTCTTGGGTCTAAGCTTCCTTCCAACCGGACAATGATTCCGGTTTCTCCCATTAGATCAACTCAACTCAACCACTCTCTTTTCCTTCTTCACTTCTGTTATGTGTTTGTTTCTGTGACAGACACAGAGGTTTTTTCCTCTGTTGTTTTGTGCTGTGTCGGAGCGAGGCTCTGAAACGGGTTAGAAAAGAAaagcagagagagagagagagagaaaatggagaaggaagaaagaaaggacAGAGAAGACAATACTGAGTCACTCAGTAACTCGCTCCACTATTTTCCTCATTCTCTACTTTCCTATCGAAGCCAAAGTTGCTAAAAATGTACTTTCCCTCCCACCCCATGCCATGTTATGCTTGCAAGCATTTTACTTTTTtgcctctctctctcttccatTGCAAAATCTTCATTCTTTACCATTTAGACTATTCAAAACAAACATTCAATgacataattaagaaaatactaTTCAATTTCCtctatttaatatgttttgacTAATCTCCTCACAACACTGTTAtgttatgtatttatattatatatattttcaattcttttttagattttttagaTTCATAATATAATTAGTGTGTGTTGCAACGTTATGATATAGAGTGAAATGAGAATCCAATTAATGAAGAGTTTGACCAGAGGGATATGTTCCATTTGAGATTTGCAAAGaggattaataaattaattaaatattaattaaggtTAATGATTCTCCGTTGCTTTGGTGCATAAAACAAGATATGCCAAAAGAGGACAGTAATAAATGGCTCCAATGTCTGCTTGAGGACCgtactatttcatgtttttgtattttctacTGCTCATTATGCTTTTTCTGTGAACACTTCCTTACACCCTCTGAATTTTCTCACACTCTTTTTCTTACCTATTTTCTCTTCTTCCATTTCATTTCATCTAGGCCCAAATCAAGCCCATAAGCTACTACAAATTTTCTCTCATCATTTCaaagagttaaatattttttaagtttctcaattgcatgaaaacaaaatttgatcacaaattttaaaaattaatgaatataatcattattaatttttttttacttattaaacgacatttcaaaataattaatatataacatcGTCTAAATATCAGCCTGAATGTTATTTGaaacatctaaaaaatttaacgcagttaaattagaaaaattatatctattcattttaaAGATCAAATTCtatcaaaatttaagatatttaaattttaactttatattaaaatttaaatactaaaaacatattcaatCTTGAAatctaacttaaaaaatatgattaagatCTTCCTGACGAATGAATCCATGAAAAGTGAGTTAATTGAATTGTGGGAAACACAGTTAAAAAAAGAATGGTGTCTTGTTATGTGGAGACAAGTGTGGATGGTTGTTCTGTAAATAGTGGTTGGGattattaataaagaaaagGGAATTTGAGTTACCATTAGCAGTGGGTGAGGTTGAAGACACTTCAACAATGAGTTTAATAATTGTCTGTTTCATTGAGTTAGGATTCCAATATGCTGTGAAAGGTGAGATTTCTCAAACCTATTTTATTCtcacaatttttattctttgcatCACACCGCCTCCATCTTCCACGTCTTTCgttatataaataatgatattttgacaactttcttttataatttaacgtgacattatttaaaaaattcgtcacgattaaaaaatcaaattttttgaaaaagtgttgatGCGTAGGCCACGAGAATGTAGCACATAAAGTAGGTGAAAGCGATGTTTCCATGCTTCTTCTTCATCACCACCATTCTTAAGTACTACGTTATAACAAACCATATTCACATTctgattttgtttcttttgcaattttggaagataaatagttttaatatttgtatctTACTTATCCAGGCATAACATTGTAAACACTTGAGTCCAAACATTATTAAATGAAGATTGATTTTGACACTGTAACAATGATGtgatcttataaaaaaatgaagagaggTTTGTAAAACGAGACATTTATTTAGCCTATGAAAGAGAGAAAGCAGTGCACTCATCACAAGACGAAGGGTGCATGGGATGAAAAGAAAAGTATGAAGAAAGAGTTAATTAGAGACAAAAAGAAGTGGGATTTTGAACACCACTGGAAGGAACCATCCTTGTTACCAGCAATGTTTGCTGCAACCTCCACTAACCTATATGCCTATTATATCTTCCATCATTTCAATTTAATCAACCATAAACATTCATTTCAAACAAGATTATACATTAACCAAGATTATCTCAATTATGATAAAGTGGTATTATGTCGGTAATATAACTAATAAGGATTAAGTATAATCGGTAAAGATTAAGCATAAGACAGATCAACAAAATTCTAAACtgattaacaaaaataatcatcTAGATAATCTATGTCTAACAAGATAAAAGTCTATGAatataaggttaaatatgttttttgtctcttaactttaagtgaattttggaattagtttatttcgaaactttggaccaatttagtcttttatcttttgaaatgcgtaaatttagtcatttaatcaaattttgttaaatttatttgacatttcaagcgcgtttcataatagtatttgacttaacattaaagtaaaaatatgtcaaacaatataaacaactcaaatacaatcctgaaatgcgtacgaaacatcaaatcaacctatcaaaatttaattgaaaggactaaatctacgtatttcgaaaaattaaggactaaattggtccaaagtttcaaaatgaactaattccaaaatttattaaaagttaagggaccaaaaacatatttaaccctatttaaCCCatgaatatattataaatagtaCAGCTTAAGagataaataattagatatttaCTTCATATTGATTTTGGATTctttgttagattttttttatattatttttctgttgTGTCTTCAAAATACATCGTTAAACActattttagataaaatatattaaaaaaatttataaaatatcaatttcagTTTATTTCGAAAACACAAAAGACAACAGAAAAAATCAACAGAGAATCTAGACTCTTTTGAAATTACCTGTATACATATCAGAATACCTAGAAACtaacgataaaaaaaaaaaacaaataatttatcaaatcatGATTTCGATTTAATCCTTTTTCTATCATCAATCCAAGCGAAAAACATCATGCATATTATAATGTCGTAAAATCACAATTTTGAAACCTTGGGGAGTGGTC carries:
- the LOC114180672 gene encoding protein terminal ear1 isoform X1, which gives rise to MGETGIIVRLEGSLDPRAEEFRPSINNNAIIQCQWYPIPLPLPLPLPFPHPLPPPPPPHLSTSSTRSLLLTPLPFTSDSALRAELQAFGDVRALQTEALRHGILIVHFYDLRHAESAFAAIRSMHHHFPPPTPGLLSGRPISAHYVLPSSSSIPDAHNQGTLVVFNLDPHLSTDHLRRLFHPFGPIKELRDTPWKKNQRFVEFFDTRDAAKALKHMNGKQIHGKPIIIEFSRPGGHTRRFFHHSPSSKTTPLHFNAPPPPPPPPFPPSPPRRFAAPRLHTSHPPQFSRTKSLASPVKVQDSLDEAIGSMSLTGDVGHGVQEQQHHSHGGGPPRRNLSRKQSCETTLVVATTKQQQQQQQPQQLPRSRHWKGKQAKKLEARFLIKEDAIVESGPKDTRTTVMIKNIPNKYSQKLLLNMLDNHCIHCNEQIADGDEQPLSSYDFVYLPIDFNNKCNVGYGFVNMTSPEATLRLYKAFHLQHWEVFNSRKICEVTYARVQGLEALKEHFKNSKFPCEMEHYLPVVFSPPRDGRELTEPLPLVGNSTAKHHQPPVSIPNCDDNGGDDVESSKSGDVGDDDDGDDDTNAEA
- the LOC114180672 gene encoding protein terminal ear1 isoform X2: MGETGIIVRLEGSLDPRAEEFRPSINNNAIIQCQWYPIPLPLPLPLPFPHPLPPPPPPHLSTSSTRSLLLTPLPFTSDSALRAELQAFGDVRALQTEALRHGILIVHFYDLRHAESAFAAIRSMHHHFPPPTPGLLSGRPISAHYVLPSSSSIPDAHNQGTLVVFNLDPHLSTDHLRRLFHPFGPIKELRDTPWKKNQRFVEFFDTRDAAKALKHMNGKQIHGKPIIIEFSRPGGHTRRFFHHSPSSKTTPLHFNAPPPPPPPPFPPSPPRRFAAPRLHTSHPPQFSRTKSLASPVKVQDSLDEAIGSMSLTGDVGHGVQEQQHHSHGGGPPRRNLSRKQSCETTLVVATTKQQQQQQQPQQLPRSRHWKGKQAKKLEARFLIKEDAIVESGPKDTRTTVMIKNIPNKYSQKLLLNMLDNHCIHCNEQIADGDEQPLSSYDFVNKCNVGYGFVNMTSPEATLRLYKAFHLQHWEVFNSRKICEVTYARVQGLEALKEHFKNSKFPCEMEHYLPVVFSPPRDGRELTEPLPLVGNSTAKHHQPPVSIPNCDDNGGDDVESSKSGDVGDDDDGDDDTNAEA